A DNA window from Luteolibacter luteus contains the following coding sequences:
- a CDS encoding HIT domain-containing protein, translating to MDFYCDQVVPGITPVDIVAETPEVLAFHHTRPYWPLHIVVIPKRHISSLAALEEGEMAIVQQMLAVAADICREVTAKEGGCRLSTNCGDHQTTKHLHFYIHSGSRLRDEHGNSIPQDNQP from the coding sequence ATGGACTTCTACTGCGATCAGGTCGTCCCCGGCATCACCCCCGTCGACATCGTCGCCGAGACCCCGGAGGTCCTCGCCTTCCACCACACCCGGCCGTACTGGCCGCTTCACATCGTCGTCATCCCGAAGCGACACATCAGCTCCCTCGCCGCTTTGGAGGAAGGAGAAATGGCCATCGTCCAGCAGATGCTCGCAGTCGCCGCGGACATCTGCCGCGAGGTCACCGCAAAGGAAGGCGGCTGCCGCCTCTCCACCAACTGCGGCGATCACCAGACGACCAAGCACCTCCACTTCTACATCCACAGCGGCTCCCGCCTCCGCGACGAACACGGCAATTCCATCCCTCAAGACAACCAGCCATAG